The proteins below come from a single Candidatus Woesearchaeota archaeon genomic window:
- a CDS encoding HAD hydrolase-like protein, which yields MSLFASPKFIAKNIIISLDFDGVLAHGLDAKIHYAKKWFDMNLSLSQTKKDGFEELAHHLGKKDINYRSLMDPLNEKHIMEYKVPDGCISVLKKLHSEGFRFVIITSRNNHDYPYAVHFVKHKFGSLIKFIHNTRNEPKTEFVRRLRPRVHLDDDLKKLVELQSEPVSLFYYRQPENAHVHLPLGTSRIKEVHSWEQFYHFCHDLKMLHEAVCWKFDVVNDYRHNTEIVRLCNHLSPDKKHQLLSEYASSKHKKVA from the coding sequence ATGTCTTTATTTGCTTCTCCAAAGTTCATCGCGAAAAACATTATTATTAGTCTTGACTTTGATGGGGTGTTGGCTCATGGGTTGGATGCTAAAATTCATTACGCCAAAAAATGGTTTGATATGAATTTATCTTTATCTCAAACTAAAAAAGATGGTTTTGAAGAGTTAGCTCATCATTTAGGAAAAAAAGATATTAATTATCGTAGTTTAATGGATCCTTTAAACGAGAAACATATTATGGAGTATAAAGTTCCCGATGGTTGTATTTCAGTTTTGAAAAAGTTACATTCTGAAGGTTTTCGTTTTGTTATTATTACCTCTAGAAACAATCATGATTATCCGTATGCAGTCCACTTTGTTAAGCACAAGTTTGGTAGTTTGATTAAATTTATTCATAATACTCGCAATGAACCTAAAACAGAGTTTGTTCGAAGACTTCGTCCTCGTGTTCATCTTGATGATGATCTAAAGAAATTAGTTGAGTTGCAATCTGAACCTGTAAGTCTTTTTTATTATCGTCAGCCAGAGAATGCGCATGTGCATTTGCCTTTGGGTACTTCACGTATTAAAGAGGTGCATTCATGGGAACAATTTTATCATTTTTGTCATGACTTAAAGATGTTGCATGAGGCTGTTTGTTGGAAGTTTGATGTGGTTAATGATTATCGTCACAATACTGAGATTGTGCGTTTATGTAATCATTTATCTCCTGATAAAAAACATCAGTTACTAAGTGAATATGCTTCTTCTAAACATAAAAAAGTTGCTTAA